One stretch of Juglans microcarpa x Juglans regia isolate MS1-56 chromosome 3D, Jm3101_v1.0, whole genome shotgun sequence DNA includes these proteins:
- the LOC121254499 gene encoding CCG-binding protein 1 produces the protein MIKSALLRSWPSPLQLEAKDLHRTQPSSARFASTVTCSSRDHAYIPKLQPFSRSKFERVVKDPPLIEKSENELSDYCSTLEGDDSYSCWRAYFELKDLERESPKEDVEKLILQTGGVKSLIGCLHGIAAMLKNNKNAGSNIAKPLNEEKGGERLCPIPDGLPKSLYEVEEEERARMPDSPFTRLLRTKGRSPAWYSPVPDHETD, from the exons ATGATAAAATCAGCCCTGCTTCGTTCTTGGCCTTCTCCTCTGCAACTGGAAGCCAAGGATCTTCACCGTACACAACCATCCTCTGCAAGATTTGCTTCCACTGTAACTTGCTCTTCCAGAGACCATGCTTATATTCCGAAACTCCAGCCCTTTAGCCGATCCAAGTTCGAACGGGTCGTCAAAGATCCCCCCTTGATCGAGAAGTCCGAAAATGAGCTTTCAG ATTATTGTTCGACGCTAGAAGGAGATGATTCTTATAGCTGTTGGAGGGCGTATTTCGAACTCAAAGATCTTGAA AGGGAGTCGCCAAAAGAAGACGTGGAGAAGCTGATTCTTCAAACAGGGGGCGTTAAATCCTTAATCGGGTGCTTACACGGCATTGCAGCAATGctaaaaaataacaagaatgCCGGGTCCAACATAGCCAAGCCGTTGAACGAGGAGAAAGGAGGAGAGAGACTCTGTCCAATCCCAGATGGATTGCCGAAATCACTATACGAGGTCGAGGAAGAAGAGCGAGCTAGAATGCCGGATTCGCCATTTACCCGGCTGCTTAGAACCAAAGGTCGGTCCCCTGCATGGTATTCCCCCGTCCCTGACCATGAAACTGACTGA
- the LOC121254498 gene encoding uncharacterized protein LOC121254498, whose protein sequence is MGEGGTPNMRSIALVTHMMVAMTMIVMMFVAEGADTNNVFSPCADAQVQKFDGFTLGLAFAARDAFFFNQTQLSPCDLRLSLSGISAQLALFRPKVDEISYLTINSTTFNSVLSGGHMVAFAGQKYAARSLPTLVADTSHTIISFTLVLEFQKGTLQNLYWKNFGCDACSGDSICLNNQSCAVPTSKCLSSGGPTDCSLSIQLTFSGTDKNLDTLNSWYEVENLRQYSLYGLFSDIRDTITGQNGMPF, encoded by the exons ATGGGTGAAGGTGGGACACCTAACATGAGGTCAATCGCATTGGTAACACATATGATGGTTGCGATGACGATGATCGTGATGATGTTTGTAGCAGAAGGAGCTGATACAAACAATGTTTTCAGTCCCTGCGCTGATGCACAAGTTCAAAAATTCGACGGTTTTACCTTAGGTCTTGCATTTGCAGCCAGAGATGCGTTCTTCTTCAATCAGACTCAACTTTCTCCTTGCGATCTGCGTCTCTCCCTCTCAGGCATTAGTGCTCAACTTGCTCTATTCAGGCCCAAAGTTGATGAGATCTCTTATCTTACCATTAACAGCACCACCTTCAATTCG GTGTTGTCTGGTGGGCATATGGTAGCGTTTGCTGGACAGAAGTATGCAGCAAGATCTCTACCAACATTGGTTGCTGATACAAGTCACACCATAATTAGTTTCACTCTG GTTCTTGAATTCCAAAAAGGCACTCTTCAAAATCTGTACTGGAAGAACTTTGGGTGTGATGCATGCTCTGGGGACTCTATTTGCCTGAACAATCAAAGTTGTGCAGTGCCAACCTCTAAATGCTTAAGCAGTGGTGGGCCTACAGATTGCAGTTTGAGCATACAATTGACATTTTCTGGAACAGATAAGAATCTTGATACGCTAAATTCATGGTATGAGGTGGAAAATCTTCGACAGTACTCCCTTTATGGTCTGTTCTCCGATATTCGTGATACTATCACCGGCCAAAATGGCATGCCTTTTTGA